The Deinococcus metalli genome contains the following window.
GCGCGCGCGTCCAGCATGCGGGTCGCGGTGACGCCGGTCCGGAAGACGATGCCGCCCTCCGGCCTGGGCCGTCCACGGGAGGCGCGTGGAACGCCGGCAGCCACGCGGGGCCGCTGGAACCCGGCACCTGGGGCCCCTGCGCCGCGCCGACCGGCACCAGCGTGCCGCGCCCCACCGTGGCCTCCAGCGTGCCGTCCGCGACCAGCGTGGCGTAGGCGTCGGCGACCACGCCGCGCGTCACGCCCAGCGCGGCCGCCAGGGTGCGGGTGCCGGGCAGCGCCGAGCCGCCGGGCAGCGCCCCGGACAGCACCGCCGCGCGCAGTTGCCCCGCGAGCTGCGCGTGCAGCGGCCCGCCACTGCCCCTCCTCAGCGTCACGGGGAAGGGCAGGTCGTCCGCCCGGCCGCCCCGAAGTGGACTGCTGAAGGGTGCCGGCAGTGGAGCTGTGCGGGGGGCCACCATGCGGCTAGTGTACGACCATGCCCGAGCTCCGCTCCATCCGATTCCTGCTCCCCGAGGACGCCGCGCTGGCCCTGCCCGCGCTGCGCGAGCTGCGGCCGGCCTCGCCCGCGACCGTGAGCGCCGCGGCATTGCAGGCGCACCTGCGCGCCGCGGCGCCCGAGGGCTACTGCCTGACCGGCGCCTTCGAGCCGGGCCGCCCGGAGGCCGCCGCCGTCGCGGGCTGGCGAGTCCTCACGACGCTGTGGCAGGGCCGCGTGCTGTTCGTGGACGACCTCAGCACCGTGCCGGACGCCTGTGGCCGAGGACACGCCGGAGCGCTGCTGGCGTGGCTGGACGACGAGGCCCGGCGCTCTGGCTGTGCGGCGCTGCACCTCGACTCCGGCACGGGCGAGGACCGCCGCGCCGCCCACCGGCTGTACCACGCTCACGGCCTCAACATCAGCGCCCACCACTTCAGCAAGGCCCTGGCCGCAGGTCCGGCGTGACCCGCACCGTCGGCATCCTGATCTTCGACGACATTGAGGTGCTTGACCTTGGGGGGCCTTTCGAGGTGCTCAGCGTCGCGTCGCGCCTGGCCGTGCGGAATGGCGAGGACGCCCCCTTCGCGCCGGTGCTGATCGCCCGCGATCTCCAGCCTGTATCCGCGCGGGGCGGGCTGCGGGTGCTGCCGCAGGCCACGCTGACGGCGCACCCGCCGCTGGACGTGCTGCTGGTGCCGGGCGGCGTGGTGGACGCCGTGCAGGGCGATCCGCAGGTGGTCGCGTGGGTCAGGGCACAGGCGGCCAGCGCGGAACTCACCGCCTCGATCTGCACCGGCGCCTTCGTGCTCGCGCAGGCGGGGCTGCTGGACGGCCGCCGCGTCACGACCCACTGGGAGGACCAGGCGGACCTCGCCCGGCAGTTCCCCGCGCTGACGGTCATCCCGGACGTGTCCTGGGTGGACGGGGGAGACGTGCTCACCTCCGGCGGCATCAGTGCCGGCATCGATCTCACGCTGCACCTCGTCGAGCGCCTGCACTCGCGTGACCTGGCCGAGCGCACCGCCCGGCAGATGGACTACCGGTGGACCGGAACTGGAATGACCGCATGACCCGCAAGGACGCGTTTCAGATGGTCCTGCTGTCCGCGTTCTGGGGCGTGTCGTTCCTGCTGATCCGCTACTCGGGCGAGGTGTTCCCGCCCGTGTGGGTGGCGCTGCTGCGCTCGGTGTGCGGGGCGACCGTGCTGATCGCCGCGCTGCGGCTGGGCGGCCGCTCGCTGCCGCCGCTGCGGCTGTGGAAACCGCTGCTGCTGGTGGCGCTGTTCAACAACGTGTTGCCGTGGACGTTCTTCGCGTGGGGCGAGCAGACCGTGAGCAGCAGCGTCGCGGCCATCATCAACGCGACCACGCCGCTGTTCGCGCTGCTGATCGGCCTGGGCCTGCGCGAGTCGCGGCTGCGCGGCTGGGTGGCGGCGGGCGTGCTGCTGGGCCTGGGCGGGGTGGCCCTGACCGTATCCGGTGGAATGGGAGGCGGACACGCCACCGTGCTGGGCGTGAGCGTGCTGCTGATCGCCAGCGCGGGCTACGCGGTCGCCACGACCATCGCGGGGCGCACGCTGGCGGGCTGCGATCCGGTGGGGCTGGCGACCACGCAACTCGGTCTGAGCGCGCTGATCCTGCTGCCCGTCGCGCTGGCCGGCCCGCACCCGGCCGCACTCACGTCGCGCGCGGTGCTGTCGGTGGTCGTGCTCGGCGTGGCGGGCAGTGGCCTGGCGTACCTGCTGTACTACGGCCTGCTCGCGCGCGTGTCGCCCACACAGCTCACGGCCGTCACGTACGCGCTGCCGGTGTGGGGCCTGGGCTGGGGCGCGCTGGCCGGAGAACCCGTCGGCGTGGTGTCGCTGGCCGGAGTCATCGTGGTGCTCGCGGGTCTGGGCCTGATCAACGCGCCGCCCCGCCAGCCCCGCGCGGCCGTCCCGACCTGAGATCGGGCGGGCTGGACACCGGCCATGACGCCCACAACCCCAGCGCCTACACTGAGCGCACGACCCGAGGAGGGCTTTGCTATGACAACCTCAGACGCAACAACGCAGAGCAAGTGGCTGGACGCCGAACTGAAGTACGACAGCGGCGTGTACAACAAGCACCACGTCGTCATGACCCGCGGCCTGGCCGCCACCGTGTGGGACGAGACCGGCCGGTCGTACATCGACTGCGTCGCCGGCTACGGCGTGGCGAACATCGGGCACAGCCACCCCGACGTGGTGCGGGCCATCAAGGAGCAGGCCGAGCGCCTGACCGTGATGCCGCAGACCCTGCCGAACGACAAGCGCGCCGAGTTCCTGGCCGAACTCGTGGCCGCGCTGCCGCAGGGCCTCGACCGCGTGTTCCTGTGCAACAGCGGCACCGAGGCGATGGAGGCCGCCAAGAAGTTTGCCATCACGGGCACCGGCCGTAAGCGGTTCGTGTCGTTCCGGCGCGGCTTCTCGGGCCGCAGCCTGGGCGCGCTGGCCTTCACGTGGGAGCCGAAGTACCGCGAGCCCTTCGGCGACGCCGTGGACAACAAGAACGTGGACTTCGTGACCTACGGCAATATCGAGGAACTGCGCGCAGCGGTCACCGAAGACACCGCCGCCGTGATCATGGAGCCCGTGCAGGGCGAGGGCGGCGTGCGCCCCGCGAGCATCGAGTTTATGCAAGAAGCCCGGCGCCTGACGAAGGAAAAGGGCGCCCTGCTGATCTTCGACGAGATCCAGACGGGCTTTTGCCGCACCGGCAAGATGTTCGCGTGCGAGCACTCCGGCGTGGTGCCCGACGCCATGACCCTTGCCAAGGCCATCGCGGGCGGCGTGCCGGCCGGAGCGCTCGCCATGACCGCCGAGGTGGCCGACAAGATGCCCGCCGGCGGGCACGGCACCACCTTCGGCGGCAATCCCCTGGCGATGGCGGCGGGCGTGGCCTCGCTGCGGGTCATGAAGCGTGAGGGGCTGGCCGAGCAGGCGCGCGAGAAGGGCGCGTACTTCATGGAGAAGCTGCGCGCCATCCAGAGCCCCAAGATCCGCGAGGTGCGCGGCCTGGGCCTGATGATCGGCGTGGAACTCA
Protein-coding sequences here:
- a CDS encoding GNAT family N-acetyltransferase, producing MPELRSIRFLLPEDAALALPALRELRPASPATVSAAALQAHLRAAAPEGYCLTGAFEPGRPEAAAVAGWRVLTTLWQGRVLFVDDLSTVPDACGRGHAGALLAWLDDEARRSGCAALHLDSGTGEDRRAAHRLYHAHGLNISAHHFSKALAAGPA
- a CDS encoding aspartate aminotransferase family protein, with translation MTTSDATTQSKWLDAELKYDSGVYNKHHVVMTRGLAATVWDETGRSYIDCVAGYGVANIGHSHPDVVRAIKEQAERLTVMPQTLPNDKRAEFLAELVAALPQGLDRVFLCNSGTEAMEAAKKFAITGTGRKRFVSFRRGFSGRSLGALAFTWEPKYREPFGDAVDNKNVDFVTYGNIEELRAAVTEDTAAVIMEPVQGEGGVRPASIEFMQEARRLTKEKGALLIFDEIQTGFCRTGKMFACEHSGVVPDAMTLAKAIAGGVPAGALAMTAEVADKMPAGGHGTTFGGNPLAMAAGVASLRVMKREGLAEQAREKGAYFMEKLRAIQSPKIREVRGLGLMIGVELKEKSAPYIHALEHDEGILTLQATPLVVRFLPPIPITKEQIDTVVAAFERVLNSVNPRAERQAELAQGKEDKQTE
- a CDS encoding DJ-1/PfpI family protein, translating into MTRTVGILIFDDIEVLDLGGPFEVLSVASRLAVRNGEDAPFAPVLIARDLQPVSARGGLRVLPQATLTAHPPLDVLLVPGGVVDAVQGDPQVVAWVRAQAASAELTASICTGAFVLAQAGLLDGRRVTTHWEDQADLARQFPALTVIPDVSWVDGGDVLTSGGISAGIDLTLHLVERLHSRDLAERTARQMDYRWTGTGMTA
- a CDS encoding DMT family transporter, with protein sequence MTRKDAFQMVLLSAFWGVSFLLIRYSGEVFPPVWVALLRSVCGATVLIAALRLGGRSLPPLRLWKPLLLVALFNNVLPWTFFAWGEQTVSSSVAAIINATTPLFALLIGLGLRESRLRGWVAAGVLLGLGGVALTVSGGMGGGHATVLGVSVLLIASAGYAVATTIAGRTLAGCDPVGLATTQLGLSALILLPVALAGPHPAALTSRAVLSVVVLGVAGSGLAYLLYYGLLARVSPTQLTAVTYALPVWGLGWGALAGEPVGVVSLAGVIVVLAGLGLINAPPRQPRAAVPT